One segment of Rhodanobacter thiooxydans DNA contains the following:
- the rapA gene encoding RNA polymerase-associated protein RapA, whose product MFVPGQRWISSAEPELGLGTVLRVEGRGVQVLFARAGVLRPYAVDSAPLVRAEFRAGQRVAGKGIAFLVERVEIRDDLLIYRGEGRELHEGQLDDEQSVSQADDRLVGGRTDAVAQFELRLEGLKRRAEARRSPMWGLGAARIGLVPHQLRVAGIAAARRPPRVLLADEVGLGKTIEAGMIIARQLATGRASRVLLLLPDTLVYQWFVEMLRRFNLSFAIYDEERCEALEQSGDAGNPFEDEQLVIADFGFLESSPKYARQLLDAPWDLLVVDEAHHLAWSPEAASPRYTMVEQLAAAIPGVILLTATPEQLGRSGHFARLRLLDPQRYHDLDGYLAEADSYLALSKIADRLLDGQPLDDTQRAALTAAFHGDQALSARLAEPTKPDNARELLAALIDRHGTGRAMFRNNRAGVGGFPQRRPEWHLLPMATVDDSTRQALLAEFHADIQQPSPLIEVDYAADPRIDTLIALLDRHPQDKFLLICRSQAKVLALEEALRTRSGVGVARFHEGLSIVQRDRNAAYFAQPDGARLLLCSEIGSEGRNFQFAHRLVLWDLPLDPDLLEQRIGRLDRIGQKHDIAIHILAVADSAQHVLARWYDEGVDAFRMSPADGRELLRRYGEPLTLLADEHARGDDNRDQELDALLAETHASHEQMAQLIRGGRDHLLELAASRDLHADELQQAFAREDHDPGRDAFVQRLLEAFGIHAEELGGQVLLLDPQYLSTDALPGFAEGPQSVTFAREVALSREELPLLRLDHPLVAGAMDLALSGEQGNAAFMVDDVLPPRTALLQAVFLLECVADRKLDAERFLPVLPIAVTVDTRLAERADFAPSEIALRKAGDRNIEVARYRKFLAKLVPPMLERAEALAGTRGQARIDEAVELATQTLDAELSRLLALRAVNPSVSAAEIAAIAAERTALLAALPQSRLRLDAVRFVVSADFLALR is encoded by the coding sequence ATGTTTGTCCCTGGTCAACGCTGGATCTCCTCCGCCGAACCCGAGCTGGGCCTCGGTACCGTGCTGCGCGTCGAAGGGCGCGGCGTGCAGGTGCTGTTCGCCAGGGCTGGCGTGCTGCGCCCGTACGCGGTCGACTCGGCGCCGCTGGTGCGCGCCGAGTTCCGCGCCGGCCAGCGCGTCGCCGGCAAGGGCATCGCGTTCCTGGTGGAACGGGTGGAGATCCGCGACGACCTGCTGATCTACCGCGGCGAAGGCCGCGAACTGCACGAAGGCCAGCTCGACGACGAGCAGAGCGTGAGCCAGGCCGACGACCGCCTGGTCGGCGGCCGCACCGATGCCGTGGCGCAGTTCGAGCTGCGCCTGGAAGGGCTAAAGCGGCGTGCCGAGGCACGCCGTTCGCCGATGTGGGGCTTAGGCGCGGCACGGATTGGACTGGTGCCGCACCAGCTGCGCGTGGCCGGCATCGCCGCCGCCCGGCGCCCGCCGCGGGTGCTGCTGGCCGATGAGGTGGGCCTGGGCAAGACCATCGAGGCGGGCATGATCATCGCGCGCCAGCTCGCCACCGGCCGCGCCTCGCGCGTGCTGCTGCTGTTGCCCGACACGCTGGTCTACCAGTGGTTCGTGGAGATGTTGCGCCGCTTCAACCTGAGCTTCGCGATCTACGATGAGGAACGCTGCGAGGCGCTGGAGCAATCCGGCGACGCCGGCAATCCGTTCGAGGACGAACAACTGGTGATCGCCGACTTCGGCTTCCTGGAAAGCTCGCCGAAGTACGCGCGGCAGTTGCTGGACGCGCCGTGGGATCTGCTGGTGGTGGACGAGGCGCATCATCTGGCGTGGTCGCCGGAAGCCGCCAGCCCGCGCTACACGATGGTGGAGCAGCTGGCCGCGGCGATCCCCGGCGTGATCCTGCTCACCGCCACCCCGGAACAGCTCGGCCGCAGCGGCCACTTCGCCCGCCTGCGCCTGCTCGATCCGCAGCGCTACCATGATCTGGACGGCTATCTGGCCGAGGCGGACAGCTACCTGGCGCTGTCGAAGATCGCCGACCGCCTGCTCGATGGCCAGCCACTCGACGACACGCAGCGCGCCGCCCTGACCGCGGCCTTCCACGGCGACCAGGCACTCAGCGCCCGGCTGGCCGAGCCGACCAAACCGGACAACGCACGCGAGCTGCTGGCCGCGCTGATCGACCGCCACGGCACCGGCCGCGCGATGTTCCGCAACAACCGCGCCGGCGTCGGCGGCTTCCCGCAGCGCCGGCCCGAATGGCACCTGCTGCCGATGGCTACGGTCGACGACAGCACGCGCCAGGCGCTGCTGGCCGAATTCCACGCCGACATCCAGCAGCCGTCGCCGCTGATCGAGGTCGACTACGCCGCCGACCCGCGCATCGACACCCTGATCGCCCTGCTCGATCGGCACCCGCAGGACAAGTTCCTGCTGATCTGCCGCAGCCAGGCCAAGGTGCTGGCGCTGGAGGAAGCGCTGCGCACGCGCAGCGGCGTCGGCGTGGCGCGTTTCCACGAAGGCCTCAGCATCGTGCAGCGCGACCGCAACGCCGCGTATTTCGCCCAGCCCGACGGCGCGCGCTTGCTGCTGTGCTCGGAGATCGGCTCGGAAGGCCGCAACTTCCAGTTCGCGCACCGGCTGGTGCTGTGGGACCTGCCGCTGGACCCGGACCTGCTGGAACAGCGCATCGGCCGGCTCGACCGGATCGGCCAGAAGCACGACATCGCGATCCACATCCTCGCCGTGGCCGACAGCGCCCAGCACGTGCTGGCGCGCTGGTACGACGAGGGCGTCGACGCGTTCCGCATGAGCCCGGCCGACGGCCGTGAACTGCTGCGCCGCTACGGCGAGCCGCTGACCCTGCTGGCCGACGAACACGCCCGCGGCGACGACAACCGCGACCAGGAGCTGGACGCGCTGCTGGCCGAGACCCACGCCAGCCACGAGCAGATGGCGCAGCTGATCCGCGGCGGCCGCGACCACCTGCTGGAACTGGCCGCCAGCCGCGACCTGCACGCCGACGAGCTGCAGCAGGCGTTCGCCCGCGAAGACCACGATCCGGGCCGCGACGCCTTCGTGCAACGCCTGCTGGAGGCGTTCGGCATCCATGCCGAGGAGCTCGGCGGCCAGGTGCTGCTGCTCGACCCGCAATACCTGTCCACCGACGCCCTGCCCGGCTTTGCCGAAGGCCCGCAGTCGGTGACCTTCGCGCGCGAGGTGGCACTATCGCGCGAGGAGCTGCCGCTGCTGCGGCTGGACCATCCGCTGGTCGCCGGCGCCATGGACCTGGCGCTGTCCGGCGAACAGGGCAATGCCGCCTTCATGGTCGACGACGTGCTGCCGCCGCGCACCGCGCTGCTGCAGGCGGTGTTCCTGCTCGAATGCGTGGCCGACCGGAAACTCGACGCCGAACGCTTCCTGCCGGTGCTGCCGATCGCAGTCACCGTCGACACCCGGCTGGCCGAGCGCGCCGACTTCGCGCCCAGCGAGATCGCCCTGCGCAAGGCCGGCGACCGCAACATCGAAGTGGCGCGCTACCGCAAATTCCTCGCCAAGCTGGTGCCGCCGATGCTGGAGCGCGCCGAGGCGCTGGCCGGCACGCGCGGCCAGGCACGCATCGACGAGGCGGTGGAGCTGGCCACGCAGACGCTGGATGCGGAGCTGTCACGCCTGCTGGCGCTGCGTGCAGTGAACCCGTCGGTCAGCGCGGCGGAAATCGCCGCCATCGCCGCCGAGCGCACCGCCCTGCTGGCCGCGCTGCCGCAGTCGCGGCTGCGGCTGGACGCGGTGCGCTTCGTGGTCAGCGCGGACTTCCTGGCGCTGCGCTGA
- a CDS encoding amino acid permease, translating to MTQALQRQLTPRHITFMALGMCIGAGLFLGSASTIQLAGPSLLFAYLFGGTMIFIIMRALGEMAAHEPIAGSFSTYAHKYLGPFAGYLTGWNYWILMMGVGIAESTAVGIYMKAWFPGSPQWIWAFASVAMIGGLNLMAVKVYGELEFWFALIKVLTVVAMIAGGCAMIWLGWGNGGQPIGLSNLWSHGGWFPNGVTGMVLALPVLVFSFGGIETIGVAAAEAAQPERTIPRAVNSVIWRILIFYIGSLFVIMAIYPWNELGTQGSPFVTTFARLGIPQAAGLINFVVITAALSSFNSTMFSGSRMLHSLATKGQAPMAMGRLSAQGVPVRGVLVTLVFLLFGVLMNYLVPGRIFGMMMSILAFNTVWTWGMVLVAHWRFRRQQPSPLAFRLRWFPLSSVVCLAFLAFVLVMLGYSADTRVALYVGVIWLALLTVGYRVGGIEQRMRMASA from the coding sequence ATGACCCAGGCCCTGCAGCGCCAGCTCACCCCGCGCCACATCACCTTCATGGCACTGGGCATGTGCATTGGTGCCGGCCTGTTCCTCGGCTCCGCCAGCACGATCCAGCTGGCCGGGCCGTCGCTGCTGTTCGCCTACCTGTTCGGCGGCACGATGATCTTCATCATCATGCGCGCGCTGGGCGAGATGGCCGCGCACGAGCCGATCGCCGGCTCGTTCAGCACCTACGCGCACAAGTACCTCGGCCCGTTCGCCGGCTACCTCACCGGCTGGAACTACTGGATCCTGATGATGGGCGTGGGCATTGCCGAGAGCACCGCGGTCGGCATCTACATGAAGGCGTGGTTTCCGGGGTCGCCGCAGTGGATCTGGGCGTTCGCCAGCGTGGCGATGATCGGCGGGCTGAACCTGATGGCGGTGAAGGTCTACGGCGAGCTGGAGTTCTGGTTCGCGCTGATCAAGGTGCTCACGGTGGTGGCGATGATCGCCGGCGGCTGCGCGATGATCTGGCTGGGCTGGGGCAACGGCGGCCAGCCGATCGGCCTCAGCAACCTGTGGTCGCATGGCGGCTGGTTCCCGAACGGCGTCACCGGCATGGTGCTGGCGCTGCCGGTGCTGGTGTTCTCGTTCGGCGGCATCGAGACGATCGGCGTGGCCGCCGCCGAGGCGGCGCAGCCGGAGCGCACCATCCCGCGCGCGGTGAACTCGGTGATCTGGCGCATCCTGATCTTCTACATCGGCTCGCTGTTCGTGATCATGGCGATCTACCCGTGGAACGAGCTGGGCACGCAGGGCAGTCCGTTCGTCACCACCTTCGCCAGGCTGGGCATTCCGCAGGCGGCCGGGCTGATCAACTTCGTGGTGATCACCGCGGCGTTGTCCAGCTTCAACTCAACGATGTTCAGCGGCAGCCGCATGCTGCACAGCCTGGCCACGAAGGGGCAGGCGCCGATGGCGATGGGGCGGCTGAGTGCGCAGGGCGTGCCGGTGCGCGGGGTGTTGGTGACGCTGGTGTTCCTGCTGTTCGGCGTGCTGATGAACTACCTGGTGCCCGGGCGCATCTTCGGCATGATGATGTCGATCCTCGCCTTCAACACGGTGTGGACCTGGGGCATGGTGCTGGTGGCGCACTGGCGCTTCCGCCGCCAGCAGCCGTCGCCGCTGGCTTTCCGCTTGCGCTGGTTTCCGCTGAGCAGCGTGGTCTGCCTGGCGTTTCTGGCGTTCGTGCTGGTGATGCTCGGCTACAGCGCGGACACCCGTGTGGCGCTGTATGTGGGCGTGATCTGGCTGGCGCTGCTGACGGTGGGCTACCGCGTGGGCGGCATCGAGCAGCGCATGCGCATGGCGTCGGCTTGA
- a CDS encoding rhomboid family intramembrane serine protease produces MPFDLPPVTRNLLIANVAVFLLQQVMGPPLLQYFALWPLGSGLFGVWQIVTSAFMHGGFTHIMFNMLALYMFGGAIERTFGAREFTIYYFVCAIVASLLQLAVLWFFPPAEYGPTLGASGAIFGLLLAFGMLYPHEKVMLIFLPIPMPAWLFVILYAAAELTMGVTGIEPGVAHFAHLGGMLGGLVLIQYWRGRLPWKPKRRLLR; encoded by the coding sequence ATGCCTTTTGACCTGCCGCCCGTTACCCGCAACCTGCTGATCGCCAATGTGGCGGTGTTCCTGCTGCAGCAGGTGATGGGGCCGCCCCTGCTGCAATATTTCGCGCTGTGGCCGCTCGGCTCCGGCCTGTTCGGGGTGTGGCAGATCGTCACCAGCGCGTTCATGCATGGCGGCTTCACCCACATCATGTTCAACATGCTTGCGCTGTACATGTTCGGCGGCGCGATCGAGCGCACCTTCGGCGCGCGCGAGTTCACCATCTACTATTTCGTCTGCGCGATCGTCGCCTCGCTGCTGCAGCTGGCGGTGCTGTGGTTCTTCCCTCCGGCCGAGTACGGGCCCACGCTGGGCGCGTCCGGTGCAATCTTCGGCCTGCTGCTGGCGTTTGGCATGCTGTATCCGCACGAGAAGGTGATGCTGATCTTCCTGCCGATCCCGATGCCGGCGTGGCTGTTCGTGATCCTCTACGCCGCGGCGGAACTGACCATGGGCGTGACCGGGATCGAGCCGGGCGTGGCCCACTTCGCCCATCTCGGCGGCATGCTGGGTGGCCTGGTGCTGATCCAGTACTGGCGCGGGCGGCTGCCGTGGAAGCCAAAGCGGCGCCTGTTACGCTGA
- a CDS encoding C40 family peptidase, translated as MPIKQLTAAAALISVLLVSGPLQARNLPASTAIGSSPVAHLDSPLLGQLPVFNPAAALAQSVLPDAAAVLAVAATEPSADVAAADEQDAATAAASANITDLRKSLIAMAMKLRDTRYVRGGRDPSTGFDCSGFVRYVFAHAVGMQLPSNSASQFLAGLKVKRADMQPGDLVFFHTHGKRGISHVGIYISNGRFIHSPSAGKSVEISSLSEGYWAKRFAGAKRPEAMAQVASKG; from the coding sequence ATGCCCATCAAGCAACTGACCGCTGCCGCCGCGCTCATCTCCGTGCTGCTGGTTTCCGGTCCGCTTCAAGCCAGGAACCTCCCTGCTTCCACCGCCATCGGCAGCTCACCGGTTGCCCACCTCGATTCGCCACTGCTGGGTCAGCTGCCCGTCTTCAACCCGGCGGCTGCACTGGCGCAGTCCGTGCTTCCCGACGCCGCGGCGGTGCTCGCCGTTGCCGCGACGGAACCGTCGGCCGACGTCGCCGCCGCAGACGAACAGGATGCCGCCACGGCCGCTGCCAGCGCGAACATCACCGACCTGCGCAAGTCGCTGATCGCGATGGCGATGAAGCTGCGCGACACACGCTATGTGCGTGGCGGCCGCGACCCTTCCACCGGTTTCGATTGCAGTGGTTTCGTCCGCTACGTGTTCGCCCATGCGGTCGGCATGCAGTTGCCAAGCAATTCCGCGTCGCAGTTCCTGGCAGGCCTCAAGGTCAAGCGCGCGGACATGCAGCCGGGCGACCTGGTGTTTTTCCACACCCACGGCAAGCGGGGCATCTCGCATGTGGGCATCTACATCTCGAACGGCCGCTTCATCCATTCGCCGTCCGCCGGCAAGTCGGTGGAGATTTCCAGCCTGAGCGAAGGTTACTGGGCCAAGCGTTTCGCCGGTGCCAAGCGTCCGGAGGCGATGGCGCAGGTGGCCAGCAAGGGCTGA
- a CDS encoding YggS family pyridoxal phosphate-dependent enzyme — protein MSTDTGWLADNWAQVRRRVDAACREAGRDPAEVAILPVSKTFGPELIRAAVALGMRRFGENKVQEIRDKAPALADCDIDWVMIGHLQTNKAKDVARLASEVQSLDRLELAEALDRRLQHEGRAIDVLVQVKTSVEPSKYGLPPEQLPAFLNTLRGYDTMRVRGLMTLAIHSTDPAEVRGCFRLLRELRHQAVTQGHDLTRLSMGMSGDFPLAIAEGATEVRIGTAIFGSRPYPDAYYWPEPPVGV, from the coding sequence ATGAGCACGGATACCGGCTGGCTGGCCGACAACTGGGCGCAGGTCCGCCGCCGCGTCGATGCGGCGTGCCGCGAGGCCGGCCGTGACCCGGCCGAGGTGGCCATCCTGCCGGTCAGCAAGACCTTCGGCCCGGAGCTGATCCGGGCCGCGGTGGCACTGGGCATGCGCCGCTTCGGCGAGAACAAGGTGCAGGAGATCCGCGACAAGGCGCCGGCGCTGGCCGACTGCGACATCGACTGGGTGATGATCGGCCACCTGCAGACCAACAAGGCGAAAGACGTGGCGCGGCTGGCCAGCGAGGTGCAGTCGCTGGACCGGCTGGAGCTGGCCGAGGCGCTGGATCGGCGGCTGCAGCACGAAGGCCGGGCGATCGACGTGCTGGTGCAGGTGAAGACTTCCGTCGAGCCCAGCAAATACGGTCTCCCGCCTGAACAGCTACCCGCTTTCCTGAATACGCTGCGCGGCTACGACACCATGCGCGTACGTGGCCTGATGACCCTGGCGATCCACTCCACCGACCCGGCCGAGGTACGTGGCTGCTTCCGCCTGCTGCGCGAACTGCGCCATCAGGCGGTGACACAAGGCCATGATCTGACAAGACTTTCCATGGGCATGAGTGGTGATTTCCCGCTCGCCATCGCCGAGGGCGCGACCGAGGTGCGGATCGGCACGGCGATCTTCGGCAGCCGGCCCTATCCGGACGCGTATTACTGGCCGGAGCCCCCGGTAGGGGTGTAA
- a CDS encoding M20 family metallopeptidase — MDTARLSRFVGGLWDDEIVPQLVEYIRIPNKSPMFDKDWVAHGYMDAAVKLMETWARSKLAQLPGATLEVVRLEGRTPLIYIEVPGQGDDTVMLYGHLDKQPEMTGWAEGLGPWTPVLKGDKLYGRGGADDGYAIFGSLAALLALHEQGIPHARCVVMIEACEESGSYDLPFYVDHLADRIGSPSLVVCLDSGCGNYDQLWLTTSLRGMTGGNLTVQVLEEGVHSGDASGVVPSSFRILRELLTRLEDPATGTIKPKELYVDIPQQRVEQAKLSAEVLGDDIYSKFPWTEGMQPVTKDLAELVLNRTWRPQLAVTGIGGIPPLESAGNVLRPFTAVKLSLRVPPTLNGAKAGEFVKQLLEKDPPYGAKVTFTLEKDGSGWNAPALSPWLEQAVADASQHYFGAPATYMGEGGSIPFMGMLGEKFPKAQFLITGVLGPHSNAHGPNEFLHIPTGKKVSMVVAEVVARHHQQGGKA, encoded by the coding sequence ATGGATACTGCCCGCCTTTCCCGCTTCGTCGGTGGCCTGTGGGACGACGAGATCGTGCCGCAGCTGGTCGAATACATCCGTATCCCCAACAAGTCGCCGATGTTCGACAAGGACTGGGTGGCGCACGGCTACATGGATGCGGCGGTCAAGCTGATGGAAACCTGGGCGCGCTCCAAGCTCGCCCAGTTGCCCGGTGCCACGCTGGAAGTGGTGCGGCTGGAAGGACGTACGCCGCTGATCTACATCGAAGTGCCGGGCCAGGGAGACGACACCGTGATGCTTTACGGCCACCTCGACAAGCAGCCGGAGATGACCGGCTGGGCCGAGGGCCTCGGCCCGTGGACACCGGTGCTCAAGGGCGACAAGCTGTACGGCCGCGGTGGCGCCGACGACGGCTATGCGATCTTCGGCTCGCTGGCCGCGCTGCTGGCGCTGCACGAGCAGGGCATTCCGCACGCGCGCTGCGTGGTGATGATCGAGGCCTGCGAGGAATCGGGCAGCTACGATCTGCCGTTCTACGTCGACCACCTGGCCGACCGCATCGGCAGCCCGTCGCTGGTGGTGTGCCTGGATTCGGGCTGCGGCAACTACGACCAGCTGTGGTTGACCACGTCCCTGCGCGGCATGACCGGCGGCAACCTCACCGTGCAGGTGCTGGAAGAGGGCGTGCACTCGGGCGACGCCTCCGGCGTGGTGCCGTCGAGCTTCCGCATCCTGCGCGAGTTGCTGACGCGGCTGGAAGATCCGGCCACCGGCACGATCAAGCCGAAGGAGCTGTACGTCGACATTCCGCAACAGCGCGTCGAGCAAGCCAAGCTCTCGGCCGAGGTGCTGGGCGACGACATCTACAGCAAGTTCCCGTGGACCGAGGGCATGCAGCCGGTCACGAAAGACCTGGCCGAACTGGTGCTCAACCGCACCTGGCGCCCGCAGCTGGCGGTCACCGGCATCGGCGGCATCCCGCCGCTGGAAAGCGCCGGCAACGTGCTGCGCCCGTTCACCGCGGTGAAGCTGAGCCTGCGCGTGCCGCCCACGCTGAACGGCGCCAAGGCCGGCGAGTTCGTCAAGCAATTGCTGGAGAAGGACCCGCCGTACGGCGCCAAGGTCACTTTCACCCTGGAAAAGGACGGCTCGGGCTGGAACGCGCCGGCGCTGTCGCCATGGCTGGAGCAGGCGGTGGCCGACGCCTCGCAGCACTATTTCGGCGCGCCAGCCACCTACATGGGCGAGGGCGGCAGCATCCCGTTCATGGGCATGCTTGGCGAAAAATTCCCCAAGGCGCAGTTCCTGATCACCGGCGTGCTCGGCCCGCATTCCAACGCGCACGGCCCCAACGAGTTCCTGCACATCCCCACCGGCAAGAAGGTCAGCATGGTGGTGGCCGAGGTGGTGGCGCGCCATCACCAGCAGGGTGGCAAGGCCTGA
- a CDS encoding ComEA family DNA-binding protein: MFNKLAAVALALALAMPGLLLAATPVNINQADAAAIAKSLDGIGPARAEAIVAWREAHGPFKKADDLKHVKGIGKATIERNRAAILLSDDAAAATDAPVRTAHKSKKAAVAEAAVEE, from the coding sequence ATGTTCAACAAACTCGCCGCTGTCGCCCTTGCACTCGCCCTGGCCATGCCGGGGCTGCTGCTCGCTGCCACGCCGGTCAACATCAACCAGGCCGACGCGGCCGCCATCGCCAAGTCGTTGGACGGCATCGGCCCGGCCAGGGCCGAGGCGATCGTGGCTTGGCGCGAAGCCCACGGCCCGTTCAAGAAGGCCGACGACCTCAAGCACGTCAAGGGCATCGGCAAGGCCACGATCGAGCGCAACCGGGCCGCCATCCTGCTCAGCGACGATGCTGCCGCCGCTACGGACGCCCCCGTCAGGACGGCGCACAAGAGCAAGAAGGCCGCCGTGGCAGAAGCCGCCGTCGAGGAATAA
- a CDS encoding SET domain-containing protein-lysine N-methyltransferase, with protein sequence MILPRYHIAASAIRGAGNGLFLDEAVAAGCIITAPDGIEQTFRYADIMASSELRAQFHASARWFEDRYTLSPDWPDECYINHSFTPNGLWHLGFVFALAELPAGSEITVDYRHLLPPGQAEDFVDSVTGETIAGLSWQESLASSTHALAELLAAAHR encoded by the coding sequence ATGATCCTGCCGCGCTACCACATCGCCGCCTCCGCCATCCGTGGCGCCGGCAACGGCCTGTTCCTCGACGAAGCCGTGGCGGCGGGGTGCATCATCACCGCGCCGGACGGCATCGAGCAGACCTTCCGCTACGCCGACATCATGGCTTCATCGGAGCTTCGCGCGCAGTTCCACGCCAGCGCGCGCTGGTTCGAGGACCGCTACACGCTGTCGCCGGACTGGCCTGACGAGTGCTACATCAACCACAGTTTCACGCCGAACGGGCTGTGGCACCTGGGTTTCGTGTTTGCCCTGGCCGAGCTGCCCGCCGGCAGCGAGATCACCGTGGACTACCGGCACCTGCTGCCGCCCGGCCAGGCCGAGGATTTTGTCGATTCGGTCACAGGTGAGACAATCGCCGGATTGTCCTGGCAGGAGAGCCTTGCCAGCAGCACCCACGCACTGGCTGAACTGCTGGCTGCCGCCCACCGTTGA
- a CDS encoding GNAT family N-acetyltransferase, whose protein sequence is MFDIPTIETARLRLTALTERHFDDYAAMLADPDSTRWIGDGEPLDRTNAWRSLAMLLGHWQLRGFGMWALELKGSGEFIGRAGLMYPDGWPDLEMGWMLKPEHRHHGYATEAGTAVLEFAWNQLHAQRVISLVRIGNEASDRVAARLGGEHIEDMDFYGSHSHVFAYYPPHREHRRAYG, encoded by the coding sequence ATGTTCGATATTCCAACCATTGAAACGGCGCGCCTGCGCCTCACCGCACTCACCGAGCGGCATTTCGACGACTACGCCGCCATGCTGGCCGACCCGGACAGCACGCGCTGGATCGGCGACGGTGAACCGCTGGACCGCACCAACGCCTGGCGTTCGCTGGCGATGCTGCTGGGTCACTGGCAGCTGCGCGGCTTCGGCATGTGGGCGCTGGAGCTGAAAGGCAGCGGTGAGTTCATCGGCCGCGCCGGCCTGATGTACCCCGACGGCTGGCCGGACCTGGAGATGGGCTGGATGCTCAAACCCGAGCACCGCCACCACGGCTACGCCACCGAGGCGGGCACTGCCGTGCTCGAATTCGCCTGGAACCAGCTGCATGCCCAGCGCGTGATCAGCCTGGTGCGGATTGGCAACGAGGCCTCCGACCGGGTCGCCGCGCGGCTCGGCGGCGAGCACATCGAGGATATGGATTTCTACGGCAGCCACAGCCACGTGTTCGCCTACTACCCGCCGCATCGCGAGCACCGCCGCGCCTACGGCTAG